The following proteins are encoded in a genomic region of Anaerolineae bacterium:
- a CDS encoding uroporphyrinogen decarboxylase family protein gives METVIEIAVPIEEIEARKERVAKTKRFEPTDRVAVIPAINYRYLLPAIGVRFADYYNDPEVMLRSQILGQKWLMEHVKTDQYSITGAWVGAWIDFQNTSEQSALGCEVIFPPDDIPWVGPGWVKSDRDLRRLEKIDVIHNGLHGKAIEYRQRMMAVAEKYPVRFQGGPIFYPGANPVFTHTSHGPFTVAADLMGQTEMFLAIKERPEFVRELLSIVTDKIIEYLDFCWQELKLPHGDFAWTDDLAAYLSAETYRDLVLPFEQKLRFHFDGWITFHMCGHTDHLLSIFADELKIHEYQGFGWEVDLDRIGEVMGGRIVLDGNVSPLLIRYGTPEEVKAATRRVIEKLGRYRGLIIQDGNNIAPGSPVENINAMYEAAVEYGPVG, from the coding sequence ATGGAAACCGTGATCGAGATCGCCGTGCCCATCGAGGAGATCGAGGCGCGAAAAGAGCGCGTGGCGAAGACCAAACGCTTCGAGCCCACCGACCGGGTGGCGGTCATCCCGGCCATCAACTATCGCTACCTGTTGCCGGCTATTGGAGTTCGCTTCGCTGACTACTACAACGATCCGGAGGTGATGCTTCGTTCCCAGATCCTGGGCCAGAAATGGCTGATGGAGCACGTCAAGACCGACCAATACTCCATTACCGGCGCCTGGGTGGGCGCCTGGATCGACTTTCAGAATACTAGTGAACAGTCAGCGCTGGGCTGCGAGGTGATCTTTCCACCCGATGATATCCCTTGGGTAGGCCCTGGCTGGGTGAAGAGCGATCGGGACCTGCGCAGGCTGGAGAAGATCGACGTCATTCACAACGGCCTGCATGGCAAGGCGATTGAATACCGCCAGCGGATGATGGCTGTGGCGGAAAAATATCCGGTCCGCTTTCAGGGAGGACCGATCTTCTACCCAGGCGCCAACCCGGTCTTCACCCATACGTCACATGGCCCTTTCACGGTGGCTGCTGACCTGATGGGACAGACCGAGATGTTTCTGGCGATCAAGGAGCGCCCGGAGTTCGTGCGCGAGCTATTGAGCATTGTCACCGATAAGATCATCGAATACCTGGACTTCTGCTGGCAAGAGCTGAAACTCCCCCATGGCGATTTCGCCTGGACCGACGATCTGGCCGCATACTTGTCAGCTGAGACGTACCGCGATCTGGTGCTCCCGTTTGAGCAGAAGCTGCGCTTCCACTTTGACGGCTGGATCACCTTCCACATGTGCGGCCATACCGATCACCTGCTGTCCATCTTCGCCGATGAGCTGAAGATCCATGAATATCAGGGGTTCGGCTGGGAGGTGGACCTGGACCGGATCGGCGAGGTGATGGGAGGCCGTATTGTCCTAGATGGCAACGTAAGCCCGTTGCTGATCCGTTACGGCACCCCTGAGGAGGTGAAGGCCGCTACACGGCGGGTGATCGAAAAGCTAGGACGTTATCGGGGGCTGATCATCCAGGATGGGAACAACATCGCCCCTGGCTCGCCCGTGGAGAACATCAACGCGATGTACGAGGCAGCTGTAGAGTACGGACCCGTCGGATAA
- a CDS encoding glycosyl hydrolase-related protein: MNKRYHATLVSHTHWDRAWYVPFQEYRVRLVRLVDRLLDLLQSNPEYRVYMLDGQMSVIEDYLEVRPQRARELQELSRAGRIQVGPWYVLADEFLVSPESLIRNLMLGHRLAEPYGGVMKIGYVPDGFGHIAQLPQILRGFGIDSAFFWRGMGAEGDRLGTEFEWVAPDGSSVTAILMPFGYHNVSNLGYAIHWGDTSQMAFDEDLALEQIRKAVDQLKPFAHTSALLLMNGIDHAEPEPRVPQVIARANRELPDVELHHGTLAEHLARVRAEAASLPCFSGEFRWGRYSEILQGVYSTRIYLKQANHRVETLLERYVEPLTAFAWLAGADVPAGADDLIWTAWRYLLQSHPHDDIYGAGVDEVHRETMFRFRQAEQIGEALTRNAVRYLARQADCTRQPGTPILVYNPLNWDRREIAIGDVDFDFDDPTADHFQIVDGEGHIVPHQVLDGRELVWMEVLKPNRKRRVRVAFPAEVPPCGYRMYYAQPNDPARPLEVIVQTDWHVHERGAENRYLAFTIAPDGGLDILDKATGQRYSGLHHFYDVEDAGDEYSYAPCAHSQAITTVGRPARVALVREGPCLVTFRVERILPLPVGLTADRRRRSAEQVDIFIVSEITLYRDQPGLYITTEIDNRARDHKLSVVFPTDLCPDRVYVDESFAVIARDIELPPSEGWVEDPTPLMHQRSFTDLSQGGRGLAVLNRGLPSVEVSRIEQGTQIALTLLRCVGWLSRDDLATRRVAAGPLVETPEAQCLGIYRFEYAILPHIGDWRQVYPIAYSYVAPLLVARGDTHEGLELKEMNITRDDPSRVRAIPWPREGPNPDQLSFLRVEPNTLIVSAIRRSQDGEGLTVRFYNPTSEGVTARVTTWRPIREAWLTNLNEERLKPLLVSDEYTVEVPTRGGQVITVELRLPSFAQ; encoded by the coding sequence ATGAACAAACGGTATCATGCTACCCTCGTCAGCCATACCCATTGGGATCGAGCCTGGTACGTGCCTTTCCAGGAGTATCGAGTCCGCCTGGTGCGCTTGGTAGATCGCCTGCTCGACCTGTTACAGTCCAATCCTGAATATCGCGTTTATATGCTAGACGGCCAAATGTCCGTGATCGAAGACTATCTGGAGGTGCGGCCGCAGCGCGCGAGGGAGTTGCAAGAGCTTTCTCGCGCCGGCCGCATCCAGGTAGGCCCCTGGTACGTGCTCGCCGATGAGTTCCTGGTGAGCCCGGAGTCGCTCATCCGCAACCTGATGTTGGGCCATCGCCTGGCCGAGCCTTATGGCGGGGTGATGAAGATCGGCTACGTCCCCGACGGCTTCGGCCATATCGCCCAACTGCCGCAGATCCTGCGCGGCTTCGGGATTGACTCCGCCTTCTTCTGGCGCGGCATGGGCGCCGAAGGGGATCGGCTGGGCACCGAGTTCGAGTGGGTGGCCCCTGATGGCTCCAGCGTGACTGCCATCCTAATGCCGTTCGGCTATCACAACGTCTCTAATCTCGGCTATGCCATCCACTGGGGCGACACCTCGCAAATGGCGTTCGACGAAGACCTGGCTTTGGAACAGATCCGCAAGGCAGTGGACCAGCTCAAGCCCTTCGCCCACACCTCAGCGCTGTTGCTGATGAACGGCATTGACCACGCCGAGCCGGAGCCACGCGTCCCCCAGGTGATCGCTCGTGCTAACCGAGAATTGCCCGACGTCGAGCTCCACCACGGTACACTGGCAGAGCACCTTGCCCGCGTGCGGGCCGAGGCTGCCTCCCTGCCCTGCTTCTCCGGGGAGTTCCGCTGGGGACGCTACTCGGAGATCCTCCAGGGGGTCTACTCCACTCGCATCTACCTGAAGCAGGCCAATCACCGGGTGGAAACACTGTTGGAACGATATGTGGAGCCGTTGACCGCCTTCGCCTGGCTCGCCGGGGCGGATGTCCCTGCGGGGGCAGATGACCTGATCTGGACCGCCTGGCGCTATCTCCTGCAGAGCCACCCCCATGACGACATATATGGGGCTGGGGTAGATGAAGTCCATCGGGAGACGATGTTCCGCTTCCGACAAGCCGAGCAGATCGGAGAGGCGCTAACCCGCAACGCGGTACGCTACCTAGCCCGCCAGGCCGATTGCACGCGCCAGCCGGGGACGCCGATCCTGGTCTATAACCCCCTCAACTGGGATCGGCGAGAGATTGCCATCGGCGATGTAGATTTCGACTTCGACGACCCCACCGCGGACCACTTCCAGATTGTGGACGGGGAGGGTCACATCGTGCCGCACCAGGTGTTGGATGGCCGCGAGCTGGTCTGGATGGAGGTGCTCAAGCCCAATCGCAAACGAAGGGTGCGTGTGGCGTTCCCTGCCGAGGTGCCGCCCTGCGGCTATCGCATGTACTATGCCCAGCCCAATGACCCAGCGCGGCCGCTCGAGGTGATAGTGCAAACCGATTGGCATGTCCACGAGCGTGGGGCGGAGAACCGATATTTGGCCTTTACCATCGCTCCGGATGGCGGTCTGGACATCTTGGACAAGGCCACCGGACAGCGATACTCAGGATTGCATCATTTCTACGATGTGGAAGACGCCGGCGACGAGTACAGCTATGCCCCTTGTGCCCACAGCCAGGCCATTACGACAGTAGGGCGGCCCGCCCGCGTGGCGCTTGTGCGAGAGGGGCCGTGCCTCGTCACCTTCCGCGTGGAACGCATTCTGCCGCTGCCTGTTGGCCTCACTGCAGATCGACGACGGCGCAGCGCCGAACAGGTGGACATCTTCATCGTCTCGGAAATCACCCTCTATCGCGACCAGCCAGGACTGTATATCACGACGGAAATAGACAACCGGGCGCGCGATCATAAGCTATCGGTTGTGTTCCCCACCGATCTGTGCCCCGACCGAGTATATGTGGACGAATCCTTTGCCGTCATTGCTCGGGACATCGAATTGCCCCCCTCAGAGGGATGGGTAGAGGATCCAACGCCGTTGATGCATCAACGCTCGTTCACGGACCTAAGCCAGGGAGGGCGGGGACTTGCTGTCCTTAATCGCGGGCTGCCCTCTGTCGAGGTGAGCCGTATTGAGCAGGGAACCCAGATCGCGCTCACGCTGTTGCGCTGTGTGGGCTGGCTCTCACGGGATGACCTGGCAACCCGGCGGGTGGCCGCTGGCCCGCTGGTAGAGACGCCGGAGGCACAGTGTCTGGGAATATATCGGTTTGAATATGCCATCCTGCCTCATATCGGCGATTGGCGCCAGGTCTATCCCATCGCATACAGCTACGTGGCGCCGCTGCTAGTCGCCCGCGGCGATACCCATGAAGGGCTCGAGTTGAAGGAGATGAACATCACGCGTGACGATCCCTCGCGTGTGCGGGCTATCCCGTGGCCGCGGGAGGGACCTAATCCAGATCAGCTTAGCTTCCTACGGGTGGAACCAAACACGCTCATAGTGAGCGCGATCCGGCGCAGCCAGGACGGGGAGGGGTTGACCGTTCGTTTCTATAACCCCACTTCAGAAGGAGTTACAGCTCGCGTGACCACCTGGCGTCCGATACGGGAGGCCTGGCTTACTAACCTGAACGAGGAAAGGCTGAAGCCATTGCTAGTGTCGGACGAGTATACAGTAGAAGTACCGACGCGCGGCGGCCAGGTGATCACGGTAGAGCTAAGGCTCCCAAGCTTTGCACAGTAG
- the smc gene encoding chromosome segregation protein SMC, with protein MRLKRLELQGFKTFASRTELVFDSGITAIVGPNGSGKSNLADAVRWVLGEQSYHLLRARRTEDMIFSGSQQRARQGMAQVTLILDNSSGHLPLDFTEVSITRRAYRSGENEYLLNGQRMRLRDVQDLLASSGLARRSYTVIGQGLIDQALSLRPEERRLLFEEAAGIVAHQAKRDEALRRLDETQANLVRVQDLLREMEPRLRALERQAQRAEERRQVAADLEAALRLWYSYQWQQALQQLERAQVAATTVAAAVTHQQEELTAIEAQISRLRERQAVLRAQLSEWHRQNSEMHRQAEEVQRQLAVVSERQRLLGIQAEELTQEVSSLRRRAEAQAQQLAVAQQALEEARTRAEMAAQAAREAQQAAAAEEAAHRSQQQAYERAQAAWVRASIAVDELCRRIAEAEARAQASTQERADHLAQLAQAEAEIVRLEEAMQKVQAMLLECDQRAKAIRDALAASRATAEQARQAERVAAAELTTAQRRLDQLQTKWDLLERLREEGAGLQAGVRAVVQAARSEPCRLSGILGTVGELLRVPPELERAIEIALGGRLQDLVVERWQDAEAAIAYLKQTQGGRATFLPLDHLRPPRPLSAPRIAGVRGMASDLVQADPRLREVIQLLLGRTVIVEDLPTARRVFAQMRAGVQVVTLEGDIVRPGGSVTGGSEDGRRSGVLTRERERRELPRQIQAAAEAVAKAQQQVAHWQEAQRRAVAEMTAHERVWQEIVAQQATLQRQLQDYQRALDRARQTAEWRRSLAEQAGRQAEEAAQRVTHLQAELADLERECAARAEELSRAEAALAASATRESSTRAAEAQALAAAAEVEQRSQERLVQQAEETLRRIEAERHERERRLAELMAEQERLGSELAELKTAAETLQAQIDQLTGWITSAEAEADHLASEQAAAESHEALIRQKLRLEEARHQQMLLALQRAQDELNRLRREIDHELGPVMMELGTEKVDQPPLPLPELVESLPVVTSLPEGLEQEIRRLRAHLARLGNVNPNAPAEYAETLERYTFLSKQLADLHEAVARLQRVIADLNALMERDFQRTFDQVAERFREYFTRLFGGGSARLVLTDPDHLSATGVEIVAHLPGKRAQSLALLSGGERSLTAAALIFALLEVNPPPFCVLDEVDAALDEANVGRFREALRALAERIQFILITHNRGTIEVADTIYGISMGADGVSQVLSISMKAMAEVT; from the coding sequence ATGCGGCTGAAACGTCTAGAATTGCAGGGCTTTAAAACTTTTGCCTCTCGCACTGAGCTGGTTTTCGATTCTGGGATCACTGCCATCGTTGGCCCCAACGGTAGCGGCAAGTCGAACTTGGCCGATGCCGTCCGCTGGGTGCTAGGCGAGCAATCTTACCATCTGCTGCGGGCGCGACGGACAGAAGATATGATCTTCTCAGGCAGTCAGCAACGCGCTCGCCAGGGCATGGCTCAAGTTACTCTGATCCTGGACAACTCGAGCGGGCACCTGCCGTTGGATTTCACCGAGGTGTCCATCACGCGCCGTGCCTATCGCTCGGGTGAGAATGAGTACCTGCTGAATGGCCAGCGCATGCGCCTGCGCGATGTCCAGGATCTGCTGGCCAGCTCGGGGTTGGCACGACGATCCTACACGGTCATCGGCCAGGGATTGATTGACCAGGCGCTCTCACTGCGGCCCGAGGAGCGGCGGCTGCTGTTCGAGGAGGCGGCAGGCATTGTCGCGCACCAGGCCAAGCGCGATGAGGCTCTGCGCCGTTTGGACGAAACCCAGGCCAACCTGGTGCGCGTGCAGGACCTGCTCAGAGAGATGGAGCCGCGCCTGCGAGCGCTAGAACGGCAAGCGCAGCGCGCCGAGGAGCGCAGGCAGGTGGCCGCCGATCTGGAGGCTGCCCTGCGCCTCTGGTACAGCTACCAGTGGCAACAAGCGTTGCAGCAGCTCGAGCGGGCACAGGTTGCGGCTACTACTGTGGCTGCCGCAGTAACCCATCAACAGGAGGAGTTGACAGCTATCGAAGCGCAAATCAGCCGTTTGCGCGAGCGACAGGCTGTGTTACGGGCGCAATTGAGCGAGTGGCACCGCCAGAACAGCGAGATGCATCGCCAAGCAGAGGAAGTGCAGCGCCAACTGGCGGTGGTGAGCGAGCGGCAGCGCCTACTGGGGATACAGGCGGAAGAGTTGACCCAGGAGGTTTCCTCATTACGGCGGCGTGCCGAGGCTCAGGCCCAGCAACTGGCCGTGGCACAACAGGCGCTGGAGGAAGCCCGGACGCGAGCGGAGATGGCTGCCCAGGCAGCACGAGAGGCTCAACAGGCCGCCGCGGCAGAGGAGGCGGCGCATCGCTCCCAGCAGCAAGCATATGAGCGAGCTCAGGCCGCCTGGGTGCGGGCGAGCATAGCTGTGGACGAACTCTGCCGCCGCATCGCTGAGGCTGAAGCCCGCGCTCAGGCCAGCACCCAGGAGCGCGCGGATCACCTGGCGCAACTGGCCCAGGCCGAGGCAGAGATCGTTCGCCTGGAGGAGGCGATGCAGAAGGTGCAGGCGATGCTGCTCGAGTGCGATCAGCGGGCCAAGGCGATCCGGGATGCCCTGGCGGCCAGCCGCGCGACAGCAGAGCAAGCGCGCCAGGCAGAGCGAGTGGCTGCCGCAGAGCTGACAACCGCTCAGCGACGATTGGATCAGTTGCAAACGAAATGGGATTTACTGGAGCGTCTGCGCGAAGAAGGAGCTGGCCTACAGGCTGGCGTGCGCGCCGTCGTTCAGGCAGCGCGGAGTGAGCCATGCCGCCTATCGGGCATCCTGGGCACCGTAGGTGAGCTGCTGCGCGTGCCCCCGGAGCTGGAGCGAGCCATCGAGATAGCTCTGGGCGGGCGGCTGCAGGACCTCGTGGTCGAGCGCTGGCAAGACGCTGAGGCGGCGATCGCTTACCTTAAGCAGACACAGGGCGGCCGGGCCACGTTCCTGCCACTCGATCACCTGCGACCACCGCGGCCGTTATCTGCCCCACGCATTGCTGGGGTACGCGGGATGGCGTCAGATCTCGTTCAAGCCGACCCTCGGTTGAGAGAGGTCATTCAATTATTATTAGGACGCACGGTCATCGTCGAGGATCTGCCGACGGCCCGTCGCGTGTTCGCTCAGATGAGGGCAGGCGTCCAGGTAGTCACCTTGGAAGGAGACATTGTGCGGCCAGGCGGCAGTGTGACCGGTGGCAGTGAGGACGGTCGGCGCAGCGGGGTGCTGACCCGTGAGCGGGAACGGCGCGAATTGCCGCGACAGATCCAAGCTGCTGCAGAAGCGGTCGCCAAGGCGCAGCAACAGGTGGCGCATTGGCAGGAAGCGCAACGCCGGGCGGTCGCGGAGATGACCGCTCATGAGCGGGTTTGGCAGGAGATCGTCGCCCAGCAAGCTACCCTACAAAGGCAACTCCAGGATTATCAACGGGCGTTAGACCGGGCGCGGCAAACGGCGGAGTGGCGGCGATCGCTGGCAGAGCAAGCCGGACGACAGGCGGAGGAGGCAGCGCAGCGGGTCACACATCTGCAGGCGGAGCTAGCAGACCTGGAAAGGGAATGTGCAGCTCGAGCTGAGGAGCTGTCTCGGGCTGAAGCCGCTCTCGCTGCATCGGCTACCAGGGAAAGCTCAACGCGGGCGGCGGAGGCCCAGGCACTTGCGGCCGCTGCAGAAGTGGAACAGCGCTCGCAGGAAAGGCTGGTCCAACAAGCGGAGGAAACCTTACGCCGGATAGAAGCCGAACGGCACGAGCGAGAACGCCGTCTGGCCGAACTGATGGCTGAACAGGAGCGGTTGGGAAGTGAGCTGGCAGAGCTGAAAACGGCCGCTGAAACTTTACAAGCTCAGATAGACCAGTTGACAGGATGGATCACCTCTGCTGAGGCAGAGGCGGATCACCTAGCAAGCGAACAAGCGGCCGCGGAATCGCATGAGGCGTTGATTCGGCAGAAGTTGCGCCTTGAGGAAGCTCGACACCAGCAGATGCTGCTCGCCCTACAACGAGCGCAGGATGAACTGAACCGGCTACGGCGCGAGATAGACCACGAACTAGGGCCAGTGATGATGGAACTAGGGACAGAGAAGGTCGATCAGCCGCCATTGCCATTGCCCGAGCTAGTAGAGTCCCTGCCAGTGGTGACAAGCCTACCAGAAGGCTTAGAGCAAGAGATCCGCCGGCTGCGCGCCCATCTGGCCCGACTGGGCAATGTGAACCCTAACGCGCCCGCGGAATATGCGGAAACCTTGGAGCGATACACTTTTCTGTCCAAGCAATTGGCTGATCTCCATGAGGCGGTGGCGAGATTGCAACGGGTGATCGCTGATCTAAACGCCCTGATGGAACGAGATTTTCAGCGCACGTTCGATCAGGTAGCCGAGCGGTTCCGGGAGTATTTCACACGCTTGTTTGGTGGGGGTTCGGCTCGGCTGGTGCTCACCGATCCCGATCACTTGAGCGCAACAGGGGTTGAGATCGTCGCTCATCTGCCGGGGAAGCGCGCGCAATCGCTGGCTCTGCTCTCCGGCGGCGAGCGATCGCTGACAGCGGCCGCGCTGATCTTCGCTCTGCTCGAGGTGAACCCGCCGCCGTTTTGCGTCCTGGACGAGGTGGACGCAGCCCTGGACGAAGCCAACGTGGGACGGTTTCGCGAGGCGCTCCGCGCGCTGGCCGAGCGGATCCAGTTCATCCTGATCACCCACAACCGAGGCACCATAGAGGTCGCCGACACAATCTATGGCATCTCCATGGGGGCTGACGGCGTCTCCCAGGTGCTATCCATCAGCATGAAGGCGATGGCTGAAGTCACCTGA
- a CDS encoding tRNA (adenine-N1)-methyltransferase produces MRVAQEHDWVLLIDRERRRYLIQLRVGEKWHSHHGLILHDDLIGQPLGRTVHTQTGHSFLVLEPSTYDLILQMKRATQIVYPKDAAYIVMRLNLFSGRRVVEAGTGSGGFTLALARAVMPEGHVYSYEVRPEMLELARRNLEHLGLLSHVTLKLRDIAQGFDESEVDACFLDLRTPWEYLAQVYAALRQGGFFGSLVPTVNQVMELLAGLEAHGGFAEIEVEELLVRSYKPVAARLRPEDRMIAHTAYLIFARKVAPGDESLSWRPAIRRLHLAKLAAKQDMAKEESDCSSSEEDHVY; encoded by the coding sequence GTGCGGGTAGCCCAAGAGCACGACTGGGTCTTGTTGATAGATCGAGAGCGCCGACGCTATCTGATCCAGCTACGGGTGGGGGAGAAGTGGCACAGCCACCACGGGCTGATTCTGCACGACGATCTCATCGGCCAGCCCTTAGGGCGGACGGTTCACACTCAGACTGGCCACTCATTTCTAGTGTTGGAACCATCTACATATGACCTGATCCTACAGATGAAGCGGGCGACGCAGATCGTCTACCCCAAGGATGCCGCGTACATCGTCATGCGGTTGAACCTGTTCTCCGGCCGGCGCGTCGTCGAGGCGGGGACGGGCAGCGGGGGGTTCACGCTGGCCTTGGCACGCGCGGTGATGCCGGAGGGCCACGTCTATTCCTACGAGGTGCGGCCGGAGATGCTCGAGCTGGCGCGGCGTAACCTAGAGCACCTGGGGCTTCTCTCGCATGTCACCCTTAAACTGCGTGACATCGCCCAGGGGTTCGATGAAAGCGAGGTAGACGCTTGCTTTCTGGATCTGCGTACCCCCTGGGAGTACCTGGCCCAGGTATATGCGGCCTTACGACAGGGGGGGTTCTTCGGCAGTCTGGTGCCGACTGTGAATCAAGTGATGGAGCTGCTGGCGGGTCTGGAAGCGCACGGAGGATTCGCTGAGATCGAGGTGGAGGAGCTGCTGGTGCGGTCGTACAAGCCGGTGGCCGCCCGATTACGACCAGAAGATCGGATGATCGCGCACACAGCATATCTGATCTTCGCGCGAAAGGTAGCACCAGGAGATGAGTCGCTATCTTGGCGGCCGGCGATCCGTCGACTGCATCTGGCGAAGCTGGCTGCCAAACAGGACATGGCGAAAGAGGAATCAGATTGCTCATCGAGCGAGGAAGATCATGTCTACTGA
- a CDS encoding SufE family protein yields the protein MSTEMTPEAFELYPARLREIVQEFRAASPQERVDYLLDFAEGLPDLPEHLLSRRDQMEQVHECQTPVFLHVELADGHLQLYFDVPRESPTVRGYAAIVTEGLNGATPEQVWAVPDDLYRVLGLHEAISPLRLRGLHALMRYVKRQVTHLA from the coding sequence ATGTCTACTGAGATGACTCCTGAAGCGTTCGAGTTGTATCCTGCCCGCCTACGGGAGATCGTGCAGGAGTTCCGAGCAGCCAGCCCACAGGAGCGGGTAGACTATTTGCTTGATTTCGCAGAGGGTTTACCCGATCTGCCGGAGCATCTGCTGTCCCGGCGCGATCAGATGGAACAGGTACACGAATGCCAGACCCCCGTCTTCCTACATGTGGAGCTTGCCGATGGCCATCTCCAGCTCTATTTCGACGTGCCACGGGAATCTCCGACGGTGCGAGGCTACGCCGCCATCGTGACCGAGGGGCTTAATGGCGCCACACCAGAACAGGTATGGGCCGTTCCCGATGACCTATACCGGGTGCTGGGCCTGCATGAGGCCATTTCGCCCCTGCGGCTGCGCGGTCTGCACGCGCTGATGAGGTATGTCAAACGACAGGTAACCCATCTGGCTTAG
- a CDS encoding polysaccharide deacetylase family protein, producing MSSSSSPWPGDCQGAISLTFDDGLASQLALAVPLLNRFDLRGTFYLNPRDGFEQALAPWREVAAFGHELGNHTVSHPCSYNFAFMVESGRRPLEEMTLDEMEAEIVEASRRIRILALQQADISFAYPCYQTFVGRGLTQQSYVPLVARHCIAGRGRGETANDPLRCDLAHVWSWPCERMSGAELVGLAEQAASQGRWGILTFHGVHEGHLPIGERDLAELCAFLARARERIWTAPVATVARRIAQWRLQFD from the coding sequence ATGTCATCGTCCAGTTCACCATGGCCTGGTGATTGCCAGGGAGCTATTTCGTTGACCTTTGACGACGGCTTGGCCTCACAGTTGGCTCTCGCGGTGCCTTTGCTGAACCGGTTCGATCTGCGAGGGACGTTCTACCTCAACCCCAGGGATGGCTTCGAACAGGCCCTGGCCCCCTGGCGAGAAGTGGCGGCATTCGGCCATGAGTTGGGCAACCACACGGTGAGCCATCCCTGCTCGTACAACTTCGCGTTCATGGTGGAATCGGGACGCCGTCCGCTGGAAGAGATGACCCTGGATGAGATGGAGGCCGAGATCGTAGAGGCGTCGCGCCGCATCCGAATTCTGGCCCTTCAACAGGCGGATATCTCATTCGCTTATCCATGCTATCAGACTTTCGTGGGAAGAGGGCTAACGCAACAGAGCTACGTTCCCCTTGTCGCCCGTCATTGCATCGCCGGGCGTGGCCGCGGCGAGACAGCAAACGATCCCCTGCGATGCGACCTGGCGCATGTCTGGTCATGGCCATGCGAGCGGATGTCAGGAGCGGAGCTGGTGGGGTTGGCGGAGCAGGCGGCCTCTCAAGGACGATGGGGGATCCTCACCTTCCACGGTGTACACGAGGGGCACCTCCCCATCGGCGAACGCGATCTTGCCGAGCTATGCGCTTTTCTAGCCCGCGCGCGCGAGCGCATCTGGACGGCGCCTGTGGCCACTGTGGCTCGCCGGATCGCCCAATGGCGGTTACAGTTCGATTGA
- a CDS encoding polyprenol monophosphomannose synthase, which yields MSSTSLPIPACLPGMTMVVIPTYNEADNLPALTRELFGLGLPDLQILIVDDASPDGTGELAEGLRAAYPGRFHVIHRPGKLGLGTAYITGFRYALDRGAVAIVQMDADFSHSPTYVPILLSHLDQYDVVVGSRYVPGGRLDERWGWWRYLLSWWANSVYTRLILGIQVRDATAGFKAWRRQALEGIDLNRVRSNGYVFQVEMAYVAEKLGYRVLEVPIYFEDRRIGKSKMSVPIKLEAAWRVWELRRRYRHLSRPSSDEKPQAASERTEMMPVLVGSEDERQRVR from the coding sequence ATGAGCTCAACGAGCCTTCCCATCCCGGCTTGCCTCCCCGGGATGACAATGGTGGTAATCCCCACTTATAACGAGGCCGACAACCTTCCCGCGCTGACCCGGGAACTGTTCGGCCTAGGCCTGCCTGACCTCCAGATATTGATCGTGGACGATGCCTCCCCCGACGGCACAGGCGAGCTCGCGGAGGGATTGCGAGCTGCCTATCCCGGCCGGTTCCACGTGATCCATCGGCCAGGGAAGCTAGGCTTGGGCACCGCCTACATCACCGGCTTTCGTTACGCGTTAGATCGCGGCGCGGTCGCCATCGTCCAAATGGACGCCGATTTCTCGCATTCTCCGACATACGTGCCGATCTTGCTCTCCCACCTGGATCAGTATGACGTGGTGGTAGGCTCGCGATATGTGCCGGGGGGCCGGTTGGATGAGCGATGGGGCTGGTGGCGTTATCTGCTAAGCTGGTGGGCCAACTCAGTCTACACGCGGCTGATCCTAGGCATTCAAGTGCGCGACGCTACAGCTGGCTTCAAAGCCTGGCGCCGGCAAGCGCTGGAAGGGATTGACCTCAACCGCGTGCGCTCTAATGGATACGTCTTCCAGGTTGAGATGGCCTATGTGGCAGAAAAGCTGGGCTATCGCGTGTTGGAGGTGCCCATCTACTTCGAGGATCGGCGCATCGGCAAGTCCAAGATGTCCGTCCCGATCAAGCTAGAGGCCGCCTGGCGTGTCTGGGAATTGCGTCGACGTTATCGTCACCTATCGCGTCCTAGCAGTGACGAAAAGCCTCAGGCCGCGAGCGAGCGGACAGAGATGATGCCTGTCTTGGTCGGGTCGGAGGACGAAAGGCAAAGGGTGCGATGA